One region of Eretmochelys imbricata isolate rEreImb1 chromosome 2, rEreImb1.hap1, whole genome shotgun sequence genomic DNA includes:
- the LOC144260336 gene encoding myelin P2 protein-like, translating into MVDHLLGTWNSTSCENFDAYMKELGVGLATRKLGKLAKPSMTISAHGDMVTIKTKSAFKNNEISFKLGEEFDETTPDDRKTKSIVTLDNGSLNQVQNWDGKETTIKRQVVDGKMVVECTMNDITCTRIYEKA; encoded by the exons ATGGTTGATCATCTCCTGGGAACCTGGAATTCAACCTCATGTGAAAACTTTGATGCATACATGAAAGAATTAG GAGTGGGCTTAGCCACCAGGAAACTGGGCAAGCTGGCCAAACCCAGCATGACCATCAGTGCTCATGGTGATATGGTAACCATCAAAACCAAGAGtgcctttaaaaataatgagatctCTTTCAAGCTTGGTGAGGAGTTTGATGAAACCACACCAGATGACCGGAAAACCAAG AGCATTGTAACCTTAGACAATGGGTCATTAAATCAGGTCCAGAACTGGGATGGCAAAGAGACCACAATAAAGAGACAAGTGGTAGATGGGAAAATGGTGGTG GAATGCACCATGAATGACATCACCTGCACTAGGATCTATGAGAAAGCCTGA